The proteins below are encoded in one region of Sporosarcina sp. FSL K6-1508:
- a CDS encoding N-acetylmuramoyl-L-alanine amidase, with protein MKTIKWAAMAMMIFVLVSMVPGQSFAKTQFTDVTPDKEYYEQVNYIADLDIIKGYMENGISKFKPGNNLTRAQAAKMLVIASKKQNIPAPSLKFKDVKPGTEQYEYISRAVSLGYFKAGSNGSFKPNENLKRDEMGNALAVAFNLSEKISTEKPMMLTDMKSHQYAERINGLYYAGVTKGDAGKFLPNDFLTRSQFSLFLARAMNDKYALPVKLPDQTSSTYFVKVATSGETLNVRSLPSVDGNIITHLNNKDIVEVVGQTGDWLLILLDDGEGYINGKYTVEAGTETPDDNAVTPEKPTIPEEKPSEPSVTGNLLGKVTTKSLNVRQSAGTSSPVIDALKLGQKVEVLSLDGNWAKIRVNSKTGYVSKTYLKLINQKGNPLANRIIVLDPGHGAHDPGASKNKVTEKAITLKVGKLVEGKLKKAGAKVVMTRSNDTFLSLEQRTQFAKKNFAEAFVSIHVNSATATSAKGTETYFDSSLNANSAESKSLATYIQNNIVKRANMVNRGVKDNRFYVIKNNNIAAVLVELAFISNADDFKKLTSDAYLEIYAEAIYQGLVQYYSAE; from the coding sequence ATGAAAACAATTAAGTGGGCAGCAATGGCGATGATGATTTTTGTACTCGTTTCCATGGTCCCGGGACAGTCTTTCGCAAAAACACAATTCACGGACGTAACACCTGATAAGGAATATTATGAACAGGTCAATTACATAGCAGATCTTGATATTATTAAAGGATACATGGAAAATGGTATCTCAAAGTTCAAACCTGGTAATAACCTAACGCGTGCCCAAGCTGCTAAAATGCTTGTCATCGCTTCTAAAAAGCAGAACATCCCTGCCCCGTCTTTAAAATTCAAAGACGTTAAACCTGGTACGGAACAATATGAATATATAAGCCGTGCCGTTTCACTCGGCTATTTTAAAGCGGGATCTAACGGAAGCTTCAAACCGAACGAAAACTTAAAACGTGACGAGATGGGTAATGCACTCGCGGTCGCTTTCAATCTTTCGGAAAAGATTTCAACAGAAAAACCAATGATGCTGACGGATATGAAGAGTCATCAATATGCTGAACGTATCAATGGACTTTATTACGCTGGAGTAACGAAAGGTGATGCAGGAAAGTTCCTGCCGAATGATTTCTTGACGCGCTCACAGTTCTCATTATTCCTTGCTCGCGCAATGAATGATAAATATGCTTTACCCGTTAAACTGCCTGATCAAACTTCAAGTACGTATTTTGTAAAAGTGGCGACAAGCGGAGAAACGCTGAACGTACGCTCACTTCCATCAGTGGATGGAAATATCATTACACATCTAAATAATAAAGATATTGTCGAAGTTGTCGGTCAAACAGGAGACTGGTTACTAATCCTTCTGGATGACGGTGAAGGCTATATCAACGGCAAATATACTGTTGAAGCTGGAACTGAAACGCCCGATGACAACGCAGTGACACCTGAAAAGCCGACGATTCCTGAAGAAAAACCTTCGGAACCATCCGTTACAGGCAACCTGTTAGGAAAAGTGACAACAAAAAGCTTGAACGTACGACAAAGTGCTGGCACTAGCTCCCCTGTTATCGATGCATTAAAACTAGGACAAAAAGTCGAAGTGCTATCACTTGATGGTAATTGGGCTAAAATCCGTGTGAATTCTAAAACAGGTTACGTTAGTAAAACATATTTGAAACTAATCAATCAAAAAGGTAATCCACTTGCTAATCGTATTATCGTCTTAGACCCCGGTCACGGCGCACATGATCCTGGGGCTTCGAAAAATAAGGTGACGGAGAAAGCCATCACACTGAAAGTCGGTAAACTTGTCGAAGGAAAATTGAAAAAGGCAGGCGCAAAAGTAGTTATGACACGTTCAAATGACACTTTCCTTTCACTTGAACAACGCACTCAGTTTGCCAAGAAAAATTTTGCTGAAGCATTTGTGTCGATTCACGTAAATTCAGCCACTGCGACATCGGCTAAAGGAACTGAAACGTACTTTGATTCATCTTTGAATGCTAACTCTGCGGAGAGTAAATCCTTAGCAACTTACATTCAAAATAATATAGTTAAAAGAGCTAATATGGTTAACCGCGGTGTGAAAGACAATCGTTTTTATGTCATTAAGAACAACAATATCGCAGCTGTCCTCGTCGAACTCGCTTTCATCTCCAATGCAGATGATTTTAAAAAGTTAACGAGCGATGCCTATTTGGAAATATACGCAGAAGCAATCTATCAAGGTCTAGTACAATACTATTCCGCAGAGTAA
- a CDS encoding 5'-nucleotidase C-terminal domain-containing protein — translation MKYFKSTAATMLLLSTAAITPVMAAETPVSATGDFSLTVLHTNDTHANLATTAERAALVKKLREEKPYNVLLDAGDVFSGTLYFNEFEGQADLAVMNYLEYDAMTFGNHEFDLGGSADGHKALADFIKGAKFPFISANTDFSADPLFEGLQFKTVDAKAEDGKIYNGIIKEINGEKVGIFGLTTEETKDISSPEKITFTNYIVEAKAAVAAFEDAGVNKIIALTHIGHNDSDKVDNDLLLAKNVPGIDIIVGGHTHTELKEPVNAGTKDVPVIVVQANEYNKFLGQLDITFDNKGIIKDYSGVLHTVGGENAAVDADAAELIKPYADKVKETMEKPTGATAGVFLSGLRDLGGVRAGETNLGNIITDGMLAKAKEIDPSTVIAFQNGGGIRTSIPQGPITYGQAISVLPFGNTLALMELSGKELKAVFERSVEKYPEEDGGFLHIAGMKLIFNPEAEVGNRVISMKTDGKEIEADKMYKVTTNVFTAQGGDNYEVLKKAYEDGRVSEPGFSDWENFADHMKSIGTIHSGIEGRILAKVPYSDVAYDSWSYPYVSDLYYRGILKGTGATYGPQKEMTRAQAASWIVRALDLKAEKAAPFSDIDSYAADTKAEIAAAFENGLIKGKNGKFMPSEKVTRAQFALMLERAYENYTGKKYTAAKKAPFTDFGNYDTEAVNAISMLHELGITSGSDGKFMPGQSTSREHAAKIVSNFIYNVKQVKKAE, via the coding sequence ATGAAATACTTTAAAAGCACTGCGGCAACTATGCTTCTATTGAGTACAGCCGCAATCACACCTGTAATGGCAGCAGAAACACCAGTTTCCGCAACAGGGGACTTCTCGCTGACAGTGCTCCACACGAATGATACGCATGCAAATCTTGCTACGACAGCGGAACGTGCAGCACTCGTCAAAAAACTACGCGAAGAAAAGCCTTACAATGTTCTTCTTGATGCAGGTGATGTCTTTTCTGGGACGCTTTACTTCAATGAGTTTGAAGGACAAGCCGACCTCGCTGTTATGAATTACCTCGAGTACGATGCCATGACATTTGGTAACCATGAATTTGATCTTGGTGGATCTGCTGATGGACATAAAGCGCTAGCTGATTTCATCAAAGGTGCAAAATTCCCTTTCATTAGCGCCAACACTGATTTCTCAGCAGATCCGCTATTTGAAGGCCTTCAATTTAAAACTGTCGATGCAAAAGCAGAAGACGGTAAAATTTATAACGGAATTATAAAAGAAATAAATGGAGAAAAGGTCGGAATCTTTGGTTTAACAACGGAAGAAACAAAGGACATTTCAAGCCCTGAAAAAATAACATTCACGAATTATATTGTGGAAGCAAAAGCGGCAGTCGCTGCCTTTGAAGATGCCGGCGTTAACAAAATTATTGCCCTTACGCATATTGGCCATAATGACTCCGACAAAGTTGACAATGACCTGCTTCTTGCGAAAAACGTGCCGGGGATTGATATTATCGTAGGTGGACATACACATACTGAACTGAAAGAACCTGTAAATGCCGGTACAAAAGATGTCCCAGTGATAGTCGTTCAGGCGAATGAATATAACAAATTCCTGGGTCAACTTGATATCACATTCGATAACAAAGGTATCATCAAAGATTATAGCGGCGTTCTGCATACTGTCGGCGGTGAAAATGCGGCAGTTGACGCGGACGCAGCAGAACTTATCAAACCTTACGCTGATAAAGTGAAAGAGACGATGGAAAAACCGACCGGCGCAACTGCTGGCGTATTCCTAAGCGGTCTCCGCGATCTAGGCGGTGTTCGTGCAGGTGAAACCAATCTTGGGAACATCATCACGGACGGTATGCTGGCAAAAGCAAAAGAAATCGATCCTTCCACTGTTATCGCATTCCAAAATGGCGGCGGTATCCGGACTTCCATTCCGCAAGGGCCGATTACATATGGCCAAGCAATTTCTGTACTGCCATTCGGAAATACACTTGCATTGATGGAACTAAGCGGTAAAGAATTGAAAGCTGTTTTTGAAAGATCCGTTGAGAAATACCCTGAAGAAGACGGCGGTTTCCTTCACATTGCTGGAATGAAACTGATCTTCAATCCAGAAGCTGAAGTCGGCAATCGTGTTATCTCCATGAAAACTGACGGCAAGGAAATAGAAGCCGACAAAATGTATAAAGTCACAACTAACGTCTTCACTGCTCAAGGCGGCGACAACTATGAAGTTCTAAAAAAGGCATATGAAGATGGGCGTGTCAGCGAGCCTGGTTTCTCTGACTGGGAGAACTTCGCAGATCATATGAAATCCATTGGTACAATCCACTCAGGTATTGAAGGGCGTATTCTGGCAAAAGTCCCTTACAGTGATGTTGCCTACGATAGCTGGTCATATCCGTATGTATCAGATCTCTACTACCGCGGTATTTTAAAGGGGACAGGTGCGACATATGGTCCTCAAAAAGAAATGACACGGGCACAAGCGGCTTCTTGGATCGTCCGTGCACTTGATTTGAAAGCAGAAAAAGCTGCCCCGTTTAGCGACATCGATAGTTACGCAGCCGATACAAAAGCTGAAATTGCTGCAGCATTTGAAAATGGGCTTATTAAAGGCAAGAACGGCAAATTCATGCCTAGCGAAAAAGTGACTCGTGCGCAATTCGCATTGATGCTTGAACGTGCGTATGAAAATTACACAGGCAAAAAGTACACAGCAGCTAAAAAAGCTCCATTTACAGATTTCGGAAATTATGATACGGAAGCCGTAAACGCAATTTCCATGCTTCATGAACTTGGAATTACTTCAGGCTCTGACGGGAAATTCATGCCTGGTCAATCAACATCACGCGAACATGCTGCAAAAATCGTTTCAAATTTCATTTACAATGTAAAACAAGTGAAAAAGGCTGAATGA
- a CDS encoding C40 family peptidase, translated as MLRCSQTKHTACICAKGDFEKRMKRLLFLVLASLLISTSIPSMTSANSANDLVSTARSYIGTPYSYGGTTTSGFDCSGYTQHVFKQVGISIPRTTGQQHAMGTSVAKSDLQTGDIVFFNTSGSGVSHNGIYIGSGKFIHSSTSQGVMISSINDPAYWGSRYIGARRVKDFTPEVLVASADVPTEAKKAIKYATRAEIAKTLVDELGLKKSSTQSPFSDVAATHPQFDSIIAVSDAGIFSGNNGQFDPAGEMTRAQLAKVLVEAFNLEGASETSFKDVPKNHWANEYINILYHNDITTGYGDGNYGLNDKVTASQFGKFIDRLNN; from the coding sequence ATGCTAAGATGTTCACAGACAAAGCACACAGCATGTATATGTGCGAAAGGGGATTTTGAGAAACGAATGAAACGTCTTTTATTTTTGGTTTTGGCAAGTTTACTAATTTCAACGTCCATCCCGTCCATGACTTCAGCGAATTCTGCAAATGATCTCGTTAGTACAGCAAGATCCTATATAGGTACACCTTATTCATATGGAGGGACAACCACTTCCGGTTTTGACTGCTCAGGATATACGCAACACGTATTTAAACAAGTAGGAATTTCCATCCCGAGAACTACTGGTCAACAGCATGCTATGGGAACATCTGTTGCAAAAAGTGATCTTCAAACAGGAGACATTGTATTCTTCAACACAAGCGGCAGTGGCGTTTCACATAACGGAATTTACATTGGTTCCGGAAAATTCATTCATTCTTCCACTAGCCAGGGAGTCATGATTTCTTCAATAAATGATCCTGCTTACTGGGGTAGCCGTTATATCGGCGCTCGCCGTGTGAAAGATTTCACACCTGAAGTTCTTGTTGCATCGGCTGATGTACCAACTGAAGCTAAAAAAGCCATTAAGTATGCAACTCGTGCAGAAATTGCTAAAACACTTGTAGACGAACTGGGTTTAAAGAAAAGTAGCACACAATCTCCTTTTTCTGACGTAGCGGCTACTCATCCACAATTCGATTCTATTATCGCAGTATCAGATGCAGGTATCTTCTCAGGTAACAACGGTCAATTCGATCCTGCTGGTGAAATGACACGTGCGCAACTTGCTAAAGTTCTTGTAGAAGCATTTAATCTAGAAGGAGCTTCAGAAACTTCCTTCAAAGACGTCCCAAAAAATCATTGGGCAAATGAGTATATCAACATCCTTTATCACAACGATATTACAACCGGTTATGGCGATGGTAATTATGGTTTAAACGATAAAGTTACTGCAAGCCAGTTTGGTAAATTCATTGACCGACTCAATAACTAA
- a CDS encoding CapA family protein encodes MKKKLFVLLITMFILSGFSLRDYMGEKSTVPADFAERSIPVTLNIEIEMKSLTIGMIGDILLHNPLYTYDNYDFAFAAVKDRLTGIDFLLANQESMPGGVELGLSGYPSFNSPKHIIRDLKKNGVDMVSIANNHAIDLKEAGLRKAISNIKEYGMPYVGAYTSSEDKEKDRIVEVDGVRIGILSYTHNTNGNPIPRGKEYLVSVTERKQMREEIVHLRSLVDVLVVSMHWGMEYQLTISETQEEIAQLVADAGADVIFGHHPHVLQKYDEVGKTKVFYSLGNFYSAQQFDSTNIGGIARVFVNHTEFAGKQYIGIGKAEFFPTAVTRDGNGKYMVVSLKDAELDGMYNERWVKSQVGLPSF; translated from the coding sequence TTGAAAAAGAAACTATTTGTGTTATTGATTACTATGTTTATACTAAGTGGGTTTAGCTTACGTGATTATATGGGGGAGAAGTCCACCGTACCTGCCGATTTTGCAGAACGCAGTATACCGGTCACGCTGAATATCGAGATTGAGATGAAGTCGTTAACCATTGGTATGATTGGCGATATTCTTCTTCATAATCCACTCTATACATACGATAATTATGATTTTGCATTTGCAGCTGTGAAAGACCGACTGACAGGCATCGATTTCTTACTCGCTAATCAAGAGTCAATGCCGGGTGGTGTGGAACTTGGACTGTCTGGTTATCCGAGCTTTAACAGTCCCAAACATATTATCCGAGATTTGAAAAAGAACGGCGTTGATATGGTCTCGATTGCAAACAATCATGCAATTGACTTGAAGGAAGCAGGTCTGCGGAAAGCAATTAGCAATATTAAAGAGTATGGCATGCCCTATGTAGGCGCATATACATCTAGTGAAGACAAGGAGAAAGACCGAATCGTAGAAGTTGATGGCGTTCGGATCGGCATTCTAAGCTATACGCACAACACGAATGGCAACCCTATTCCGCGAGGAAAAGAATATCTAGTCTCCGTCACTGAGCGAAAACAGATGCGTGAAGAGATTGTCCACCTAAGGAGCTTGGTCGACGTGTTGGTTGTTTCGATGCATTGGGGGATGGAATATCAATTAACGATTTCAGAAACGCAGGAGGAGATTGCACAGCTTGTTGCAGATGCTGGTGCAGATGTCATTTTTGGTCATCATCCACATGTGTTGCAAAAATATGATGAGGTAGGGAAAACGAAAGTGTTTTATTCACTTGGTAATTTCTATTCTGCGCAGCAGTTTGACTCGACGAATATAGGCGGCATCGCAAGAGTTTTCGTGAATCATACGGAGTTCGCAGGGAAGCAATACATAGGAATAGGGAAGGCTGAATTTTTCCCGACTGCCGTGACACGAGATGGCAACGGAAAGTACATGGTTGTTTCATTGAAAGATGCAGAATTGGATGGAATGTATAATGAGAGGTGGGTTAAATCACAGGTAGGTCTTCCGTCATTTTAA
- a CDS encoding Tad domain-containing protein produces the protein MNYIRKYVQNERGDGLMLVIIGMLFTSIFLCFVFFDFSNVFINKRVTQTGADSAALAGARSSSEYMSEVLKEKVEEELQSLLQSWEDFLTAALATAEDLEEKKSVAEIFDEFIEGIETSLGKSMPGDVKSYVWSGGGEVEGNPALLFFFKDNQISTMACQAVLENLTESYNEAVTFAEANQNDRIVEYEFLKEEFKIYAKTERKGQYITVPDKSVSAISAQASVQIGSPKGVTITCP, from the coding sequence ATGAATTACATCCGCAAGTATGTACAAAATGAGCGGGGTGATGGGTTAATGCTCGTTATTATCGGCATGCTTTTTACATCTATCTTCCTTTGTTTTGTTTTCTTTGATTTTTCAAATGTATTTATTAATAAACGTGTCACGCAAACTGGTGCTGATTCGGCTGCACTTGCAGGTGCGAGAAGCTCGTCGGAATATATGAGCGAAGTGTTGAAAGAGAAAGTTGAAGAAGAGCTTCAAAGCTTACTACAATCTTGGGAAGACTTTTTGACAGCAGCGTTGGCAACAGCTGAAGATTTGGAAGAAAAGAAGAGTGTCGCCGAAATTTTCGATGAGTTTATAGAGGGCATCGAAACAAGTTTAGGGAAATCGATGCCCGGTGATGTGAAAAGCTATGTATGGAGCGGCGGGGGAGAAGTCGAAGGCAATCCGGCATTGCTTTTCTTTTTTAAGGATAATCAAATTAGTACGATGGCATGTCAGGCTGTACTTGAGAATCTTACAGAATCGTATAACGAAGCCGTGACTTTTGCGGAAGCAAATCAAAATGATCGGATCGTCGAATACGAATTTCTAAAAGAGGAGTTTAAAATCTACGCAAAGACAGAAAGAAAAGGTCAATACATAACTGTTCCAGACAAATCGGTCAGTGCAATATCTGCACAAGCTTCCGTTCAAATTGGCTCGCCGAAGGGAGTAACGATTACTTGTCCTTGA